A single genomic interval of Propionispora hippei DSM 15287 harbors:
- a CDS encoding M23 family metallopeptidase has protein sequence MQLSYKTAGSRPVTHSFQKTALSICLTVLAAFCLLFGIGSLAAYQETAGPSAAIIIKKEPAATLQQRPVTQAADPSLAATPSIWPVYGTITSGFGWRSSPLESGSELHQGLDIAVGTGTPVVATADGKVVQSGWAGGYGNLVKIDHGNGLETLYGHNDKVAVTVGQEVKKGQIISYAGSTGNSTGPHVHYEIRKSGTAVDPVAYLVLY, from the coding sequence ATGCAACTGTCTTATAAAACAGCCGGCAGCCGGCCGGTTACCCATTCGTTTCAAAAAACGGCGCTAAGCATCTGCCTGACCGTTCTGGCCGCCTTCTGCCTGCTCTTTGGCATCGGCAGTCTGGCAGCATATCAGGAAACAGCCGGTCCCAGCGCCGCCATAATCATAAAAAAAGAACCGGCCGCCACTTTACAGCAGCGGCCGGTTACCCAGGCGGCCGATCCGTCTCTTGCCGCCACACCGTCTATCTGGCCGGTCTACGGAACAATCACCTCCGGCTTTGGCTGGCGCAGTTCGCCCCTGGAAAGCGGCAGCGAACTGCATCAGGGACTGGACATTGCCGTCGGCACCGGTACGCCGGTCGTCGCTACGGCAGACGGCAAGGTAGTGCAAAGCGGCTGGGCCGGCGGCTATGGCAATCTGGTTAAAATTGATCACGGCAACGGTCTGGAAACGCTGTACGGGCACAACGATAAAGTGGCTGTAACCGTCGGCCAGGAAGTCAAGAAAGGGCAGATCATTTCCTATGCCGGCAGTACCGGCAACAGTACCGGCCCCCACGTCCACTATGAAATCCGGAAAAGCGGCACCGCCGTCGATCCCGTAGCTTACCTGGTATTATACTAA
- a CDS encoding PucR family transcriptional regulator gives MAVTLDWFIHHSQLNNIRLVVGNLQSSGEITSVNILDNPDVLKWFKKNELILTTGYIFKDDPELQRTIIREMKEIGCAGLAVKIKRFFKTIPEPLLDEARKLDFPVIELPFFYGFSEIIHTVYNKLYLQQHQQTLQDQQLIMELSEAFFQHKDLTCLVKIAADFFGSPVLITDLSYACLALAAPAAFDSGQLAEAAVAMADQLTEQTMPLTDFSLTLNDRQYLLLASLLPNHLGYLCLLTQNQPTGSQTMAVLHKAAQIMALACEQQQVSRPGPANRAHFFLNFLMHHTQATLEETQQICSFYGFNYHKAWVCASFSLQAYSELPKKKLLPLLQNYCSQTRTDEMAIFTCANDSLFCAFFLFPVESNPVHALNEVRRIADRLCRQAQQLSQLPLPSGISGFHHTLQALHTSFEESLQALALQQRLKQTAPASYFHQIAYHLLLHYYKKDSSQIIESTLQPLLDFDVQNNTDLTATLKVYFQSKFNSSVAAKQLYLHRNTMLHRIEKIKELLHTDLSDMDENFLLYLGLCALDLRKQK, from the coding sequence ATGGCAGTTACGTTAGATTGGTTTATTCATCACAGTCAGTTAAACAATATCCGTTTAGTTGTCGGCAACCTTCAGTCGTCCGGCGAGATTACCAGCGTCAATATCCTCGACAATCCGGATGTGCTTAAATGGTTCAAAAAGAATGAGTTAATCCTGACCACCGGCTATATTTTTAAGGATGATCCCGAGCTGCAGCGCACCATTATCCGGGAAATGAAAGAAATTGGCTGCGCCGGGCTGGCCGTCAAAATCAAGCGGTTTTTCAAAACCATCCCCGAGCCTTTGCTGGACGAAGCCAGAAAGCTGGATTTCCCGGTCATCGAACTACCCTTTTTCTACGGCTTCTCGGAAATCATTCACACCGTATACAACAAGCTGTATCTGCAGCAGCACCAACAAACGCTCCAGGACCAGCAGCTCATTATGGAGCTGAGCGAAGCCTTTTTTCAGCATAAAGACCTGACTTGCCTGGTAAAAATCGCGGCTGATTTCTTCGGCAGCCCTGTCTTAATTACCGACCTGTCTTACGCCTGCCTCGCTCTGGCGGCACCGGCCGCTTTTGACAGCGGGCAGCTTGCCGAGGCAGCCGTCGCCATGGCCGATCAGCTCACCGAACAGACCATGCCATTGACCGATTTCAGTCTCACTCTGAATGACCGGCAGTACCTGCTCTTGGCCAGCCTGCTGCCCAACCATCTGGGTTATCTTTGTCTCCTCACCCAGAACCAGCCGACCGGCAGTCAGACTATGGCTGTATTACATAAAGCGGCTCAAATCATGGCCCTTGCCTGCGAACAGCAACAAGTGTCCCGGCCGGGCCCTGCCAACCGCGCCCATTTCTTCTTAAATTTCCTGATGCACCATACCCAGGCCACCCTGGAAGAAACGCAGCAAATTTGTTCCTTTTACGGGTTCAACTATCATAAAGCCTGGGTTTGTGCCAGCTTCTCCCTGCAAGCCTACAGCGAGCTGCCAAAAAAGAAGCTCCTGCCTTTGCTGCAAAACTATTGCTCCCAGACGCGCACCGACGAGATGGCCATTTTCACCTGCGCCAACGACAGCCTGTTCTGCGCGTTTTTTCTGTTTCCCGTCGAGAGCAATCCTGTACACGCACTCAATGAAGTCCGCCGTATCGCCGACCGTCTTTGCCGGCAAGCGCAGCAGCTCAGCCAACTCCCGCTGCCGTCCGGCATCAGCGGTTTTCACCATACTCTGCAGGCTCTGCATACCTCTTTTGAAGAGAGCCTGCAAGCCCTTGCCCTGCAGCAGCGCCTGAAGCAGACGGCGCCGGCTTCTTATTTTCATCAAATCGCTTACCATTTATTGCTTCATTACTATAAAAAGGATAGCAGCCAGATCATCGAAAGCACCCTGCAGCCGCTGCTCGACTTCGATGTCCAGAACAATACCGATTTAACAGCCACGCTGAAAGTGTATTTTCAAAGCAAGTTCAACTCCAGCGTGGCCGCCAAGCAGCTCTACCTGCACCGCAATACCATGCTGCACCGGATTGAAAAGATCAAAGAGCTTCTCCATACCGACCTGAGCGATATGGATGAAAATTTTCTGTTATATCTGGGACTGTGCGCTTTGGATTTACGCAAACAAAAGTGA
- a CDS encoding arsenate reductase family protein: MEANCLFLCYPACSTCKKARQWLMENQISYEERNIKEAKPSAAELKAWQAKAGVPLRKLFNTSGILYKSLALKDKLPGMSEEEQLTLLASDGMLVKRPLLITGNRVLVGFKEAEWKTMG; this comes from the coding sequence ATGGAGGCAAACTGCCTGTTTCTCTGCTATCCTGCCTGCAGTACCTGTAAGAAGGCCCGGCAGTGGCTGATGGAGAATCAGATATCCTATGAGGAGCGTAATATCAAGGAAGCCAAGCCGTCGGCCGCAGAGCTAAAAGCTTGGCAGGCTAAAGCCGGCGTACCGCTGCGGAAGCTGTTCAATACCAGCGGCATTTTATATAAGTCGCTGGCCCTAAAAGATAAACTGCCGGGGATGAGTGAAGAAGAACAGTTGACGCTCCTGGCAAGCGACGGTATGCTGGTCAAGCGCCCGCTGCTGATCACCGGGAACCGTGTGCTGGTAGGTTTTAAAGAGGCTGAGTGGAAAACGATGGGCTGA
- a CDS encoding efflux RND transporter periplasmic adaptor subunit: MKIAIRQNQPVLVGGLLLLVLAALIAVSYHLFPLLRWARHQFQLPQSPAAVTAVAAGVVDKPYRLVRTGSLEQAQLLPVYTEYAGTVARLYVVPGQAVKTGQPLLTLEAVTAPPVVQPAQPSAGLPASRASYENAQQEFDRYQKLYDLGAISRKQLEAAAARLKAARESQGSAPAASGSTTQSVAAVPRGPVEVKAPADGIVTGLMTAQGKNVPSGQQLMSLGSGQELEAVISLEQSDLYVCRLGTAVTLQLGEQTVPGQVAGIYPEVGEDQSVTYRAHIKLTGQPAGLVPGMAVQMILETGQTVPVLAVPSAALQQDDTGSCFVYTVTDNTVGTQPVSIGETVGDFTEITAGLLPDTLVLRGAVGGLYPGATVVLQ, from the coding sequence ATGAAAATAGCAATCCGGCAAAATCAGCCGGTGCTGGTAGGCGGCTTGCTGCTGCTCGTACTGGCCGCGCTGATTGCCGTCAGTTATCATTTGTTTCCGCTGCTGCGCTGGGCCCGGCACCAGTTCCAACTGCCACAGTCGCCTGCCGCTGTAACGGCGGTTGCTGCCGGTGTTGTGGACAAGCCATACAGACTTGTCCGGACCGGTTCGCTGGAGCAAGCCCAGCTTTTACCGGTTTACACAGAGTATGCCGGGACGGTTGCCAGGCTTTATGTGGTGCCGGGGCAGGCGGTTAAAACCGGGCAGCCGCTGCTGACCCTGGAGGCGGTCACTGCGCCACCGGTGGTACAGCCTGCGCAGCCGTCGGCCGGCCTCCCGGCCTCGCGGGCTTCTTATGAGAACGCGCAGCAGGAATTCGACCGGTATCAAAAATTGTATGACCTGGGAGCGATTTCCCGCAAACAGTTGGAGGCGGCGGCAGCCCGTCTTAAAGCTGCCCGGGAAAGCCAAGGCAGTGCGCCGGCGGCGTCGGGAAGCACCACGCAATCCGTTGCTGCCGTGCCCCGTGGTCCGGTAGAAGTAAAAGCGCCGGCTGACGGGATTGTCACCGGGTTGATGACCGCGCAGGGTAAGAACGTGCCGTCCGGACAGCAGCTTATGTCCTTGGGCAGCGGGCAGGAATTGGAAGCGGTCATTTCACTGGAGCAAAGCGATTTGTATGTATGCCGGCTGGGTACGGCAGTTACGCTGCAACTGGGTGAGCAAACGGTGCCGGGACAGGTTGCGGGCATCTATCCGGAAGTAGGGGAGGATCAGTCCGTTACCTACCGGGCTCATATCAAGCTGACTGGTCAACCGGCCGGTCTGGTGCCGGGGATGGCCGTGCAAATGATCCTGGAAACGGGGCAGACGGTGCCGGTGCTGGCCGTTCCGTCGGCAGCCCTGCAACAGGATGATACAGGGAGTTGCTTTGTCTATACCGTAACGGACAATACCGTTGGGACACAGCCGGTGTCTATCGGTGAGACCGTAGGTGATTTTACGGAAATTACCGCAGGCCTTTTGCCGGATACGCTGGTGCTTCGCGGCGCGGTTGGCGGTCTGTATCCCGGCGCAACGGTCGTGCTGCAATGA
- a CDS encoding ABC transporter ATP-binding protein, with product MAVSFEHIYKAFDEVNGKPQYVLQDINLTIETGQFICILGKSGCGKSTLLNLLAGYLKPDKGRILVDDNRVEGPAADRGVVFQQHALFPWYTVRENVEFGLRLKNRKDAAQIATKYISLIGLEGYEKLYPSELSGGMAQRVGIARALVNDPAVLLMDEPLGALDALTRDTMRKELIRIWQLSQKTIFFITHSVPEAVYLADRVVLLKQGEVALDQPINLPRPRETKSPEFLSYVELFEQGLTDNQTESVITE from the coding sequence ATGGCGGTCAGCTTTGAACATATTTATAAAGCTTTTGATGAAGTAAACGGAAAACCGCAATACGTTTTGCAGGATATCAACCTAACGATAGAGACGGGCCAGTTCATCTGTATTTTAGGTAAGAGCGGCTGCGGTAAATCCACGCTGCTTAACCTGCTGGCCGGTTACCTTAAGCCGGATAAAGGCCGTATTCTGGTGGACGATAACCGGGTGGAAGGTCCGGCAGCCGACAGGGGCGTCGTATTTCAGCAGCACGCCTTGTTTCCCTGGTATACGGTGCGGGAGAATGTGGAGTTCGGTCTCCGGCTGAAAAACCGGAAAGACGCGGCCCAGATCGCTACCAAATACATTTCACTGATCGGACTGGAAGGATATGAGAAGCTGTATCCGTCTGAACTGTCCGGCGGCATGGCGCAGCGGGTGGGCATTGCCCGGGCACTGGTCAACGACCCAGCCGTGCTGCTGATGGATGAACCGCTGGGAGCGTTGGATGCGCTGACCCGCGATACGATGCGCAAAGAACTGATCCGGATCTGGCAATTGAGCCAGAAGACCATCTTTTTCATCACCCATAGTGTACCGGAGGCGGTTTATCTGGCCGACCGGGTGGTGCTCTTAAAGCAGGGCGAGGTTGCCCTGGACCAGCCGATCAACCTGCCGCGGCCGCGAGAGACAAAATCTCCGGAATTTTTAAGCTATGTCGAGCTTTTTGAACAAGGCTTGACCGATAATCAAACAGAGTCAGTCATTACGGAATAA
- a CDS encoding ABC transporter substrate-binding protein: protein MRIKKGLLRSCAAMMVIVAGLATAGCGGGQKAAAPAAGSGAAKEIIAYGELDPQVSGQQIIAEEMGYFKEEGLNIKNKLMTGPDENAALVASGEAGICFGSIYNNIAVSANGVKVKVLAPLANAAGTQSVVGRKDLQLTSAKDLEGKKIGMTNGAGVLIAIRNMAAATGTDIGKIQFVNLPVSDQLAALEKGDIDAMAAWEPWVGKAVDMGGKLLFSGTTSNLPDKQGDVHWIDFYMTVQVTDDFYQKNPEVAEKLLKALHKATDYINQHPKEAAAIIAKRINIKEDECFRIMQKNVYAMNYDQQFVDGANKMAEFMLDMKNIKAVPEAKTYLDPSVLKKVFPDAVKI from the coding sequence ATGAGAATAAAAAAGGGATTATTGCGTAGCTGCGCCGCCATGATGGTCATTGTAGCCGGTTTAGCGACGGCCGGCTGCGGTGGCGGACAAAAGGCTGCCGCGCCGGCTGCCGGTTCGGGGGCAGCCAAGGAAATCATCGCCTATGGTGAGCTGGACCCGCAGGTATCGGGCCAGCAGATTATTGCCGAGGAAATGGGCTATTTTAAAGAAGAGGGCTTAAACATCAAAAATAAGCTGATGACCGGGCCTGATGAAAATGCGGCCCTCGTGGCCAGCGGTGAAGCGGGCATTTGTTTCGGTTCGATCTATAACAACATTGCCGTATCCGCCAACGGCGTAAAGGTCAAGGTGCTGGCTCCACTGGCCAATGCCGCCGGCACGCAGAGCGTGGTAGGCCGCAAGGATTTGCAGCTTACCAGCGCCAAGGATTTGGAGGGCAAGAAAATCGGCATGACTAACGGCGCCGGCGTATTGATCGCCATTCGCAACATGGCGGCGGCCACCGGCACCGATATCGGCAAGATTCAGTTTGTCAATCTGCCGGTTTCCGATCAACTGGCGGCGCTGGAAAAAGGCGATATTGACGCTATGGCGGCCTGGGAACCGTGGGTCGGCAAGGCTGTTGACATGGGCGGCAAGCTGCTGTTCAGCGGCACGACCTCCAATTTACCGGACAAACAGGGCGATGTTCACTGGATTGACTTTTATATGACGGTCCAGGTTACCGATGATTTCTATCAAAAGAATCCGGAAGTGGCCGAAAAACTGCTGAAAGCGTTACATAAGGCCACCGACTACATCAATCAGCATCCGAAAGAGGCTGCCGCCATTATCGCGAAACGGATTAACATCAAGGAAGACGAATGCTTCCGTATTATGCAGAAAAACGTATATGCCATGAACTATGATCAGCAGTTTGTCGACGGGGCCAACAAAATGGCCGAATTCATGCTGGATATGAAAAATATCAAGGCGGTGCCGGAGGCTAAAACCTATCTGGACCCCAGCGTATTAAAGAAGGTTTTCCCTGATGCGGTGAAAATCTAA
- a CDS encoding ABC transporter substrate-binding protein yields MKKSMVGLGFAVCMLAALVAGCGSGSQKTEKEAPQAASQEIVAYGVIDPQISAQQIIADKKGFFAAEGVKVTNKLIQSGGDISPLISGGTAQVSFETPYTDIAVAANNVGVKIVAPMADIGNTQAVVAGKNVTIQKAKDLEGKKIGIAAGAGVLIAIRNMCTELGVDINKIQFVILSPSDQIAALDRGDIDLMACWEPWVSNAVKAGGKLLFSGLNSYLPDKQGPVSWLSFYTTMQVTDQFLKEHPQEIQAMLKALKKATDFIHEHPDEAAEIIAKEINLDKEQVKRIMGQNKYSMQFDDHFKKSSDEMASFMKEMKNIPSKPEFRQYADPTLLKQALPELVTVAE; encoded by the coding sequence ATGAAAAAAAGTATGGTAGGGTTGGGTTTTGCGGTCTGTATGCTGGCCGCGCTGGTAGCCGGCTGTGGCTCAGGCAGCCAAAAAACGGAAAAAGAGGCGCCCCAAGCGGCGTCCCAGGAGATTGTCGCCTATGGCGTCATTGATCCGCAGATTTCGGCGCAGCAGATTATTGCCGACAAAAAAGGGTTCTTTGCCGCCGAGGGAGTCAAGGTGACCAATAAACTGATTCAGTCGGGCGGCGACATTTCACCGCTAATCTCGGGCGGTACGGCCCAGGTATCTTTTGAAACACCGTACACCGACATTGCCGTGGCAGCCAATAACGTAGGCGTTAAAATTGTGGCGCCCATGGCCGATATCGGCAATACCCAGGCGGTGGTGGCCGGCAAGAATGTAACCATTCAGAAGGCGAAAGATCTGGAGGGCAAGAAAATCGGCATCGCGGCCGGGGCTGGCGTATTGATTGCCATCCGCAATATGTGTACCGAGCTGGGAGTCGACATCAACAAGATCCAGTTTGTCATCTTAAGCCCCAGCGACCAGATTGCGGCCCTGGACCGCGGTGACATTGATCTGATGGCCTGCTGGGAACCGTGGGTCAGCAATGCCGTCAAAGCCGGCGGCAAGCTGCTGTTCAGCGGTCTCAACTCTTATCTGCCGGATAAACAGGGACCGGTGTCATGGCTCAGCTTTTACACGACCATGCAGGTAACCGATCAGTTTCTGAAAGAGCATCCCCAGGAAATTCAGGCGATGCTGAAAGCACTGAAAAAAGCCACCGACTTCATTCATGAGCATCCCGATGAAGCCGCCGAAATTATTGCCAAGGAAATCAATCTTGATAAAGAACAGGTAAAAAGGATTATGGGGCAAAACAAATATTCTATGCAGTTTGACGATCATTTCAAAAAATCCAGCGACGAAATGGCCTCGTTTATGAAAGAAATGAAGAATATCCCCAGCAAGCCGGAATTCAGGCAATATGCCGATCCGACGCTGTTAAAGCAGGCCTTGCCGGAATTGGTGACGGTAGCGGAATAA
- a CDS encoding ABC transporter permease, translating to MPTMEEGLMKLQRGLPALPQEEVIVPRKISEARKERNNKYYKGISLFVFFCIWQFVSHLNGLNQWFNPVFLPSPVTVVKTGYEYFMAGTLVDHLTMSFYRMIAGFSIGVVVALVLGILIATSREFDNILSPVLNMVGPIPVFAFLPMFLIWFGIGESSKIALIAYATFIPLLSYIVDGIKNTDPVLIRSARSLGATPRQVFTKVILHSALPHIFAGMKISLALTFSALVVAEMMGASSGLGYIIVNAKNWFKMSDMFLSATLIGLEYTLFYGILTRLENHLFKWKKAGASKAVEH from the coding sequence ATGCCGACAATGGAAGAAGGTTTGATGAAGCTGCAGCGAGGGCTTCCCGCGTTACCGCAGGAGGAGGTGATCGTTCCCCGGAAAATTTCGGAAGCCAGAAAAGAAAGAAACAATAAATACTACAAGGGTATTTCCCTATTCGTTTTCTTCTGTATCTGGCAATTTGTCAGCCATCTGAATGGCCTGAACCAGTGGTTCAATCCGGTGTTTCTGCCGTCACCGGTGACAGTGGTGAAAACAGGCTATGAATATTTTATGGCCGGTACCTTGGTTGATCATCTGACTATGAGCTTTTACCGGATGATTGCCGGCTTTTCCATCGGCGTGGTGGTGGCGCTGGTGTTAGGAATTCTGATTGCGACAAGCCGTGAGTTTGACAATATTCTGTCGCCGGTTCTGAATATGGTGGGCCCCATTCCGGTATTTGCCTTTTTGCCGATGTTTCTCATCTGGTTCGGCATTGGCGAATCCTCTAAGATTGCCCTGATCGCTTACGCCACCTTTATACCGCTCCTTAGCTACATTGTGGACGGCATAAAAAATACCGATCCGGTGCTGATCCGGTCGGCACGCAGTCTGGGGGCCACGCCCCGTCAGGTATTTACCAAGGTCATTTTGCATTCGGCCCTGCCCCATATCTTCGCCGGTATGAAAATCAGTCTGGCGTTGACCTTCTCCGCCCTGGTGGTGGCCGAAATGATGGGCGCGTCGTCCGGACTGGGCTACATCATTGTGAATGCCAAAAACTGGTTTAAAATGTCTGATATGTTTTTATCGGCCACTTTGATCGGTTTGGAATATACCCTGTTCTACGGGATATTGACCCGCCTGGAAAACCATTTGTTTAAATGGAAAAAAGCCGGAGCCAGTAAAGCGGTAGAACATTAG